The bacterium genome contains the following window.
CACTTCCACAGTGATCGCTTTGGTGACTAAAAAAACGCCTAAAGAGCAATGGCTCTACTTTTGGAAGTTCTTTGGTTCTCTCGTACTGATTGCGCTGTTGATAGCGTGGATCATGTACCCCTTCCCCATCAAATGAGCCGTTGTAACGCCGGCTTCCAGCCGGCAAAACATTTTGAGATCTGAAAAATCTGGCCGGCTGGAAGCCGGCGTTACAAACCGCATTAGACGCGTGTCATACTGGGGGCCCGTAATCTTCTACGCTGCGGTAATCTTCTTGCTTTCATCTATTTCCACGGTGCCCGAAATGCCGAAGAAGTCGGATAAGGTCCTGCACTTCTTTGAGTACTCTTTCTTTGCTTTCCTCCTATGGAGGGCCTTCGCCCGGGAACGTTTTTGGACTCTGGAAATCCGGCGAGTGATCGCCGTCATATTGATAGGCTCCCTTTATGCGGCCTCTGATGAGATCCATCAAAGCTATGTTCCGGGGCGATATGCCTCGATTTATGACTGGGTTGCCGATGTTGCAGGAATTCTAGGAATGATTACATTAATGGTATTTAGATTAAAATGGAGAGGCCGGGGTGGGTAAAGCTATGAAACGACTTAAGTTTTTCCTTCTGATTTCCTGCATCATGATGATCACGCATGTTTCCATGGGAAGCGAAATCATGCGTCTGTCGGAAGTGAAAGAAGGAATGATTGGGACGGGGAAGACAGTTTTCAAAGGCACTGATATTGAAGAATTTCAGGTTGAGATTTTAGGTGTCCTGCACAATTTTTTCCCGCAACACAGCATGATCCTTGGAATTCTGAAAGGGGGTAGCCTTGCAGAAACGGGTGTGATCGCCGGCATGAGCGGAAGCCCCGTTTTTGTCGATGGAAAAATGATAGGCGCCGTGGCGTATTCCTGGCCATTTGCGAAAACGCCGATCGCAGGAATCACTCCGATCGAATCAATGCTGGAAGCGCAAACGCCTGTGGTCGATCAAGTGCCAATCCAACCCCCGTTGGAAATCGCGCAATATTATGAATTCGAATCTTTGTTAACGAGCAAGATGCCTTCTCCACCCAAGGTCGATGCAACTGTTCCCGGTATCGGTAACGTAGAGTTAACTCCGATTGCTACGCCTTTAATGGTTTCCGGTTTTGACCCTAAACTGGTCGAACGGTTTCGTCCGCTTTTCAGCTCCTTTGGAATGCAGCCGATGCAAGCAGGTGTGATGGGAAAGACGGAAGAAGCGCCGACAGCAGACGAATTAATACCGGGCTCTCCCATCAGCGTTCAGCTGGTTCGTGGTGATCTTGATATCGGAGCGATCGGAACAGTTACCTATCGCGATAAGGAAAAGATTCTGGCGTTTGGCCATCCCTTCTTCAATCTCGGTCCCATCGATTTTCCCATGGCAACGGCTCGAATCTTTGCAGTTGTTCCGAGTCTGTTCTCTTCTTTTAAAGTTGGTTCCGGCGGTCCGATTGTTGGATCCGTAAAACAGGATTTTCGCTCCGCCGTTTACGGTGTTGTCGGACCAAAGTCGCCTATGATTCCTGTGACCGTTACCCTAAATGATGAAGCAAAGAAAAAACGCGACTTCAATTTTGAAGTGGTAAACCACGCTCTCCTTGCTCCGCTTCTTCTGGATTTTACGTTCCAGAATACAATCCTTGCGACACAACTGGGATATGGAGACAGCACGCTGAGAGTCTCCGGGACAATCGATTTGAAGAATTCATCAACGATTCAGTTCAACAATATTTTCAGCGGAATGGCCAGCTTCTCCAATGCTTCTCAGTATCTTGCTTCGGTCTTATACACATTGATGGCAAATGAATTTAGACGAATCGATGTAGAAAGCGTGGGTATCAACGTCGAGCTCGCGATGAAACGCAAAGAAGCCGAGCTTCTGGAAGTGTGGCTGGATCGCAACGAAGTGCATCCGGGTGATCAGTTGAAAATAAAAGCCGTCTACAAGACTTATCAGGGGCATAAACAGGCGGAAGAATTTGATCTGACAATTCCGGAAGATCTGGACGCTTCGGTTTTGCATTTTATTGTAGGAAGCGGACAGGAAATCAGCCGGCAGGAATATGCTCAATTTGGAAAGGCGTATAAGCCGGATAGTCTTGACCAGATTGTCTCGTTGCTGAATAACTTGCGTTCCAACGATCGAATTTATGTTAAAACGTTCCTAACGGAACCGACGCTTGTCATGAAGGGACGCAGTCTCTATAAACTCCCTTCGTCAGCTTACTCGATTCTTTCCTCATCACAAACAATTGGAAGTTCACAAAGAGTGAATAGCTTGGTCCTTTCGGAAGATAGTCGTCCCATTGACTATTTCCTTACCGGCACAAAGTATTTTGCCGTTAAGGTTTTGCCGAGACAAAACTGATCTCAAAATAAAATCTATGAAAGCAACTGTTTTCCTTCTGGTTTTTTCTATGCCTTTTTTGTCCTTTGCCGTGACTCCTCAGTTTTGGGAAGAGAACACGCAACAACAATTCTCTGCCGGTGATCCGCATTCCATTTCCATCACCAGTGATGCAGAGTTGATGCTGGCTCCTCAACTCAAGAAGGTATATGAAAGCACTGATTCCATCATCTGGAAGATATTGAATGACGGGCAAACGCTTTATGCCGCAACAGGCAACGAGGGCAGAGTCATAAAAATTGATTCCGCCGGTAAAGCATCTACGCTGCTGGATACTCCCGAACTGGAGGTCCAGAATATCGCGCTGGATGGTGACGGCAATCTCTATGCGGCGACGTCGCCTGATGGAAAGATCTACAAAATCAAAAAGGATGGCGCTTCCCAGGTCTTTTTCGATCCTGCTGATAAATACATATGGTATCTCACGTTCGATTCGAGCGGGAATCTTTACGTTGCAACGGGAGATCAGGGAAAGATTTACAGGGTGGACAAGAATGGCAAAGGAGAAGTTCTTGTTGATACCAATGAAGCAAATATCACGACTCTCCTCTGGGATAAAGAGAAAGGATTGATAGCTGGTTCCGATCGAAACGGAATACTCTACTCAATCGAATCAAACGGAAAGGCATCCGTTTTATATGATGCTGACCAACAACAAATTACTTCGATTCATCGCAGCGAAAGCGGTGAAATTTACTTTGCAGCGATCAGCGGAGTTGCAACGGTTCCCGAACCAAGAGCCATTCAGCCGCCAGCGCCTCCACAGATAACAACGCCGCAACCGGCTGTAGATACAACACCGGACGAACAGGAAGGTACGGTCGTCACGAGTGTCGAAATCGCACCATTTACGCCTCAACCATCCATGACACCCGCGAGACCGACGGCATCCCAACTCTACAGGATCAATCCGGATGGAACGTCCGAACTGATGTTTTCGTCCGAAGATCACATTCTTGACATTCAGGCCTCGAGCGATGCGGACTCATTGCTTCTTTCGACCGGAAAGAAGTCCAAACTCATCAAGCTCAACAAGAACAAGAAAAGCACAATCCTTCTAAAAACCGCTGAAGACCAAATTCCCAGTGTGCTGAACCATGGTAAGATTTATCTGGCAACGGCGAATCCGGGTCATGTTTACGAGCTGGTTCAAAATCATTCAGCAAGTGGAACGTATTTCTCTGATATCAAAGACACAGGAACGCCTTCGGCCTGGGGAAGGGTGACCTGGAAAGGCCAAACGCCGGCTGGAACAACGATCCTGCTGTCTACACGATCCGGAAATACGAAGACACCGGACGATACGTGGTCGGCATGGTCAACCCCGGGCTCAGATCCTTCCGGGCATCAAATCAGCAGTCCCAAAGGTCGATTCATTCAGTGGAAGGCAGATCTGAATACGTCCGACAGCAAGATTACTCCGGTGCTTCGGAGCGTGCGCATCGCATACTTGCAACAAAATATCAGGCCGGAAATTGATGCTATCGTAGCGCTACCCCCTGGCGCTGTTTACAAAAAGGCTGCAACATTTCAGCAAGATGGTATCGCCGGATCAACTGAGGCGGTTGCGGAACCCGCAATTCAACAGCCTGAATTTCAACAGACTCCGCAAGCCGCAACTTCTTTTCTTGGCAAAGCCGAATTTCGAAAAGGGTACCAGACGATCACGTGGAACGGATCGGATGCCAACCAGGATTCATTGGTTTTTGATGTTTATTACAAACCCACCGCTGACAAGAACTGGAAACTTCTTGCAAAGGATTTAAAGGAAAACATTTTTGCATGGGATACGCAAACGATTCCGGATGGAACGTACCTGATTCAAGTAACGGTAACGGACCGGCTCAGCAATCCCGGAAAATTTGCACTGAACAACTCCAAGGAGAGCGCGCCGTTTGATGTCGATAACTCTGCTCCCCGTTTGGAAGTAACGCAAGTCTCAAGATCGGGCAAGAGCGCAGTCATTCAACTGAAAGCTGAGGACCAATTCAGTCCGATTAAACAACTTCAATATTCAGTGACACCTGGAACCTGGGTCTCTGTATTCCCTGTTGACTTAATCGATGACTCCCCTACTGAAAC
Protein-coding sequences here:
- a CDS encoding VanZ family protein; protein product: MPKKSDKVLHFFEYSFFAFLLWRAFARERFWTLEIRRVIAVILIGSLYAASDEIHQSYVPGRYASIYDWVADVAGILGMITLMVFRLKWRGRGG